The Patescibacteria group bacterium genome includes a region encoding these proteins:
- a CDS encoding prepilin peptidase, which yields MTVLIGVIVFIFGLNIGSFLNVVIWRLHTQEGMVRKRSYCPKCKHQLSVIDLIPLVSFLMLRGRCRQCRQPIDWQYPVVEFATAAIFTSLFLRFGLSDQFVVYSVYAAFLVVVFVFDLKHYLILDRVMLPAGLVAAIGGLVLGLSWQTLLIGAAIGGGFFLLQFVLSNGRWIGGGDIRLGAVMGLMLGWRVTVAALFISYVMGSLGGVGLIVLGKKTWRSRLPFGVFLTLGALVCFFWGNQLVDYYISLTR from the coding sequence ATGACCGTATTAATCGGCGTTATCGTTTTCATCTTCGGTCTGAATATCGGCAGTTTCTTGAATGTGGTCATTTGGCGCCTGCATACCCAAGAAGGTATGGTGCGCAAGCGTTCGTACTGTCCAAAGTGCAAACATCAACTGAGCGTGATTGACCTGATTCCGTTGGTCAGCTTTCTGATGCTGCGAGGGCGCTGTCGTCAGTGCCGTCAGCCGATCGACTGGCAGTACCCGGTGGTAGAATTTGCCACGGCCGCCATTTTTACCAGTCTATTCCTGAGATTCGGCTTGAGCGATCAGTTTGTAGTCTATTCGGTCTACGCGGCTTTTTTAGTGGTAGTATTTGTCTTTGATTTGAAGCATTATTTGATCCTAGATCGGGTAATGCTGCCAGCAGGCCTAGTAGCCGCGATCGGCGGTCTGGTGCTTGGTTTGAGCTGGCAGACACTATTGATCGGGGCGGCCATCGGCGGCGGATTTTTTCTACTCCAGTTTGTGCTATCCAATGGCCGGTGGATTGGCGGCGGGGACATTCGGCTCGGGGCGGTAATGGGGCTAATGCTAGGCTGGCGGGTAACGGTTGCGGCCCTATTTATAAGCTACGTGATGGGCTCACTCGGCGGCGTGGGATTAATCGTACTGGGAAAGAAAACCTGGCGCAGTCGGCTGCCTTTCGGAGTATTCCTTACGCTGGGCGCTTTGGTGTGTTTTTTCTGGGGCAATCAGTTGGTTGATTACTACATATCATTGACCCGTTAG
- a CDS encoding type II secretion system protein encodes MARSNWTKQYFAFTVIEVLVVVAIFAMLSTISLISIQRSKERSKTQSTLQLMTSSMEKIKGYVLGGRSFNDSLGAPAVARSYGVSIDFASNPNKFTIFADFPPSGAGAPDPTLVPNCYAGGGDPGCDPFFATGFPKRDSVIEENVFTNGRLFDSLKIRTAIGPQVFMDVDRVDIVYLVPSNETVMYYLDTASGAMVKFNGGIDVMMAVATINSNPPLASNAGEIYIYGGLVGGNLHTTPTN; translated from the coding sequence ATGGCGCGATCGAATTGGACAAAACAATACTTCGCTTTTACTGTCATAGAGGTTTTGGTGGTTGTGGCAATATTTGCCATGTTATCGACTATCAGCCTGATCAGCATTCAAAGGAGCAAGGAGCGGTCCAAAACGCAAAGCACGCTGCAACTTATGACCAGCTCGATGGAGAAGATAAAGGGTTACGTGCTGGGTGGGAGAAGTTTCAACGATTCTCTGGGCGCACCAGCGGTCGCGCGATCGTACGGGGTCTCAATCGATTTTGCGTCTAATCCAAATAAGTTCACCATTTTTGCCGACTTTCCACCCAGCGGTGCTGGAGCGCCGGATCCAACCTTGGTGCCCAATTGTTACGCCGGTGGCGGCGACCCGGGCTGCGATCCATTTTTTGCCACGGGGTTCCCAAAGCGTGACAGCGTTATCGAGGAAAATGTTTTTACGAATGGTCGGTTATTCGACTCGCTTAAAATTAGAACTGCCATAGGTCCGCAAGTGTTTATGGATGTTGATCGGGTTGATATCGTGTATCTGGTGCCATCAAATGAAACTGTTATGTATTATCTCGATACAGCTTCGGGTGCGATGGTGAAATTTAACGGCGGTATCGATGTAATGATGGCGGTAGCCACCATAAATAGTAACCCGCCACTAGCGAGCAATGCCGGGGAGATATATATCTATGGCGGACTAGTTGGCGGAAATTTGCACACCACACCAACAAATTGA
- a CDS encoding type II secretion system protein, with protein sequence MMLRLRHNQKGVTLVEALVAMAVFALALSLILGIMNNSMRQQRKVEADQRVASHARDMLEAIAREVRMGSIDYEKYLITSGDSDALDLPVQNLYLINSNDQPLEFAYHVAGGGHIELNNVKIVSYDDWVNNVSYYIRPSSDPFFIKSCNAPADCAIASYPVKPPGTCHSSGRCVLVNEQPQVTIVLSVSLNPTAEFSRSASIDLQTTVTTRRYQR encoded by the coding sequence ATGATGTTGCGTCTAAGACACAATCAAAAAGGTGTGACACTGGTCGAAGCCCTAGTGGCTATGGCCGTGTTTGCCTTGGCGCTGAGCTTGATATTGGGCATTATGAATAACAGCATGAGGCAGCAGCGAAAAGTCGAAGCTGATCAGCGGGTAGCCAGTCATGCGCGCGACATGCTTGAGGCCATTGCTCGAGAAGTCAGAATGGGCTCAATTGATTACGAGAAGTATCTAATTACCAGCGGAGACAGTGACGCATTAGACCTTCCTGTACAAAATTTATATTTAATAAACAGCAACGATCAACCGCTAGAATTTGCCTATCATGTAGCCGGGGGAGGACACATCGAATTGAATAATGTGAAAATAGTGTCCTATGATGACTGGGTAAATAATGTGTCCTACTATATTCGTCCATCCAGTGATCCGTTTTTCATTAAGTCATGCAATGCTCCAGCTGATTGCGCCATCGCGTCATATCCGGTCAAGCCGCCCGGCACTTGTCACTCATCGGGCCGCTGCGTCTTGGTGAATGAACAACCTCAGGTGACGATAGTTCTGAGTGTCTCCTTGAATCCAACGGCTGAGTTTAGCCGGAGCGCTAGCATTGACCTGCAAACCACCGTAACCACTCGGAGATACCAACGATGA
- the ligA gene encoding NAD-dependent DNA ligase LigA, translated as MNHTEAKQRITKLKTEINRYRFEYHVYDRNLISEAALDSLKHELALLEEKWPDLVTPDSPTQRIGGAPLKEFNKVGHRMPMLSLNDVFNEAELKEWEARILKLLPSGTRLDYFAEIKMDGLAVTLIYRNGLFSTGATRGDGRVGEDITQNLKTIEAIPLRLGYEALSGEARHWAEREVEIRGEVYMPLAEFDRLNANQKKHGEAEFANPRNAAAGSLRQLDSNITKSRRLDFFAYDLVTDLGQSTHAQSHQLIEQMGIKQNRLNRHCQNIAEVLKYYHEIQKTRPKLPYQIDGIVINVNALPLVRQLGVVGKAPRGAIAFKYPAEQGTTIVEDIKIQIGRTGALTPVAWLKPVKVAGSTISRATLHNEDEIRRLDVRIGDTVIIQKAGDVIPDIVAVLPKLRTGREKVFHFPARCPDCGSTVERRLGEVSHYCSNPGCFAQKRERFYHFVSKGAFDIDGLGPKIIDQLLDQKLIKDPADIYTLRTGDLEAQERFAAKSARNLVDSIQASKNISLARFIYALGIRHVGEETAIALAKHFQLINRLINAQLEELNRVPDIGPVVAGSIKKYFEQKEHVKLVEKLIQRGVSIQATPTSNKQRLSGRTFVLTGTLERYTRDEAKAAIRLAGGDISSSVSRSTDFVVAGTSAGSKLRQARELGVKIISEEELKKLLGQ; from the coding sequence ATGAATCACACCGAAGCCAAGCAGCGAATCACCAAGCTAAAAACGGAGATAAACCGGTATCGGTTTGAGTACCACGTGTACGACCGCAATCTGATATCGGAAGCGGCGTTGGATTCACTCAAGCACGAATTGGCCCTACTGGAAGAAAAATGGCCAGATCTGGTAACGCCAGACTCACCAACGCAAAGGATTGGTGGTGCGCCATTGAAAGAATTCAATAAAGTCGGGCATCGTATGCCGATGTTATCGCTCAATGATGTTTTCAATGAAGCGGAATTGAAAGAGTGGGAAGCTAGAATATTGAAACTCTTACCAAGCGGTACGCGCTTAGATTATTTCGCGGAAATCAAAATGGACGGATTAGCGGTGACGCTGATATATCGGAACGGTTTATTTTCCACCGGAGCGACTCGCGGGGACGGTCGAGTCGGGGAGGATATTACTCAAAATTTGAAGACCATTGAGGCCATACCACTGCGTCTAGGCTACGAAGCATTAAGCGGCGAAGCTCGACACTGGGCCGAACGTGAAGTCGAAATCCGGGGAGAAGTCTATATGCCGCTGGCCGAGTTTGATCGATTGAACGCCAACCAAAAAAAACATGGCGAGGCGGAGTTCGCTAATCCGCGCAATGCCGCCGCCGGATCATTGCGGCAATTGGATTCAAATATCACCAAGAGCCGTCGTTTAGATTTTTTTGCGTACGATCTAGTGACGGATCTGGGTCAATCTACTCACGCCCAAAGCCATCAGTTGATTGAACAAATGGGCATCAAACAAAATCGGCTCAACCGGCATTGTCAGAATATTGCAGAAGTATTGAAGTATTATCACGAGATACAAAAAACTCGGCCGAAGCTGCCCTATCAGATTGATGGGATAGTTATCAATGTGAACGCCCTGCCCTTAGTTCGTCAGTTGGGGGTGGTCGGCAAGGCGCCACGCGGTGCGATAGCGTTCAAATATCCAGCCGAACAGGGCACCACGATAGTGGAGGATATCAAAATCCAAATCGGCCGAACTGGCGCGTTAACGCCGGTGGCTTGGCTGAAGCCCGTCAAGGTGGCCGGCTCAACCATTTCTCGTGCCACGCTGCACAACGAAGATGAGATACGTCGTCTTGATGTTCGGATCGGCGATACGGTGATTATACAAAAGGCCGGCGATGTAATCCCGGACATAGTGGCCGTGCTACCAAAACTGCGTACTGGTCGTGAGAAAGTATTCCATTTTCCGGCGCGGTGTCCCGATTGCGGTTCGACCGTCGAGCGCCGATTGGGGGAGGTTAGCCATTATTGCTCCAATCCCGGTTGCTTTGCCCAGAAGCGCGAACGATTTTATCATTTTGTTTCCAAGGGCGCATTTGATATCGATGGCCTGGGACCGAAGATTATCGATCAACTTTTGGACCAGAAGCTGATCAAGGACCCGGCTGATATTTATACATTGCGCACTGGCGACCTCGAGGCACAGGAGCGGTTTGCGGCCAAGTCAGCCCGGAATCTGGTAGACTCGATCCAGGCCAGCAAAAATATTTCATTGGCACGGTTTATTTACGCGTTAGGTATCCGCCATGTCGGCGAAGAAACCGCCATTGCCCTAGCCAAACACTTTCAGCTCATCAACCGATTAATTAATGCCCAGCTGGAAGAACTTAACCGGGTCCCCGATATCGGCCCGGTGGTAGCCGGCAGTATCAAAAAATATTTCGAACAAAAGGAACATGTTAAACTGGTTGAAAAATTAATTCAACGCGGCGTGTCCATCCAGGCGACGCCAACTTCGAACAAGCAAAGATTATCAGGTCGTACATTTGTCCTCACCGGCACGCTGGAGCGTTACACTCGCGACGAAGCCAAGGCGGCGATTCGATTGGCGGGCGGGGATATATCCAGCTCGGTTAGCCGATCAACCGATTTTGTTGTGGCTGGTACGTCAGCCGGATCGAAGTTGAGACAGGCTAGAGAGCTGGGCGTAAAAATAATATCCGAAGAGGAGCTTAAAAAGCTACTCGGCCAGTAA
- the gatC gene encoding Asp-tRNA(Asn)/Glu-tRNA(Gln) amidotransferase subunit GatC, producing the protein MKLNTHDIQHLAELSRLELTEAEKNQFRDQLSSILEYEDKLRQVDISDTNPANELTIRDHPVRLDVAKSSDNAAEIIAQSPVHRNNFIVVPPVFPQSDNPPAGQSSEPS; encoded by the coding sequence ATGAAATTAAATACCCACGACATCCAACACTTAGCCGAACTATCGCGCTTGGAGTTGACCGAGGCCGAAAAAAACCAGTTCCGCGATCAACTCTCATCGATTTTGGAATATGAAGACAAACTGCGCCAGGTGGACATATCTGACACGAATCCAGCGAATGAGCTGACGATCCGCGATCATCCGGTTCGCCTGGACGTGGCTAAGTCATCGGATAACGCCGCTGAAATAATTGCTCAATCTCCAGTTCATCGTAATAATTTTATCGTTGTCCCGCCAGTGTTTCCACAATCGGATAACCCACCGGCTGGGCAGTCTTCCGAACCATCATGA
- the gatA gene encoding Asp-tRNA(Asn)/Glu-tRNA(Gln) amidotransferase subunit GatA: protein MIPTFAPSVVETMDALLKRRYTCVELTERMLVRARSWQSKLNTFISLTEEAALAQAKAFDAGLSAGRPMPLLGGVPQAVKDVLATKGIQTTAASKILAGYQPPYSATVVDKTTQAGAVMIGKANCDEFAMGASGENSAYGPTRNPWSLDHVPGGSSSGSAAAVASGVCSFALGTDTAGSVRVPAAFCNLVGLKPTYGRVSRHGLLALASSFDQVGIMTRTVADCAAVLKAIAGYDPMDATSLNVPVDDYTAQLNQPMPKLRIGLPKEYFALGLDPEVEATIRAAVAQLESLGCEVKEISLPHSTDALAVYYIIQPAEASSNLARYDGIRFGRRSSEAISLSEVYLKTRAQGFGPEVKRRIMLGTFVLSSGYYDAYYVMAQKVRTLIINEHAAAFEQVDCIVAPTTPTPAFKLGERFADPLTMYLADLLTVAANLAGLPSVSVPAGFVRGLPVGLQITGPQLGEGRILQLAEAYQQSTDWHTRTVPELPL, encoded by the coding sequence ATGATTCCAACATTTGCACCCAGCGTTGTCGAGACAATGGACGCTCTGCTCAAGCGGCGCTATACCTGCGTTGAGTTGACCGAACGCATGCTGGTGCGAGCGCGGAGCTGGCAATCAAAGTTAAACACCTTTATCAGTCTGACCGAAGAAGCCGCGCTGGCTCAGGCCAAGGCCTTTGACGCTGGCCTATCAGCGGGCCGGCCAATGCCGCTTTTGGGTGGCGTGCCGCAGGCGGTTAAGGACGTCCTGGCCACCAAAGGAATCCAGACTACCGCTGCGTCAAAGATATTAGCCGGCTATCAGCCGCCTTATTCTGCCACCGTTGTGGACAAGACGACCCAGGCCGGTGCCGTGATGATCGGTAAAGCCAACTGCGATGAATTCGCCATGGGCGCCTCGGGTGAGAATTCGGCTTACGGGCCAACCCGAAACCCCTGGTCGCTTGATCACGTACCAGGCGGCTCATCATCAGGTTCGGCCGCAGCGGTGGCCAGCGGTGTTTGTTCGTTTGCTCTCGGTACCGACACGGCGGGATCGGTTCGTGTGCCAGCCGCCTTTTGTAATCTGGTTGGTCTCAAACCTACTTATGGACGCGTGTCCAGGCACGGTTTGTTGGCGCTGGCGTCATCGTTCGATCAGGTTGGCATCATGACTCGAACCGTAGCCGATTGCGCGGCGGTGTTGAAGGCAATTGCCGGATATGACCCGATGGACGCAACCAGCCTAAACGTTCCGGTGGATGATTATACAGCACAGTTGAATCAGCCAATGCCTAAATTGCGTATTGGCTTACCCAAAGAATACTTCGCCCTGGGTTTGGATCCGGAAGTGGAGGCAACAATTCGTGCGGCCGTCGCCCAGCTTGAGTCGTTGGGTTGCGAAGTGAAGGAAATTAGCCTGCCGCACTCCACCGATGCGTTAGCGGTATATTATATTATTCAACCGGCGGAAGCGTCGTCAAATCTGGCACGATACGACGGTATTCGTTTTGGACGGCGATCGTCGGAAGCAATTAGTTTATCCGAGGTGTACCTAAAAACCCGAGCCCAGGGTTTCGGTCCCGAAGTAAAGCGTCGGATTATGCTAGGAACGTTTGTCTTATCGTCTGGTTACTATGACGCGTATTACGTGATGGCTCAAAAAGTTCGAACGCTGATTATCAATGAACACGCAGCAGCATTTGAACAGGTTGACTGCATTGTCGCGCCCACTACACCCACGCCGGCTTTTAAGCTCGGCGAACGTTTTGCCGACCCGCTAACTATGTATCTGGCGGATTTGCTTACCGTGGCGGCTAATTTAGCCGGTTTGCCCTCAGTGTCAGTGCCGGCTGGTTTCGTTCGAGGATTACCCGTCGGATTGCAGATTACCGGTCCGCAATTGGGCGAAGGCCGGATTCTGCAGCTGGCCGAGGCATACCAGCAATCCACCGATTGGCACACGCGGACTGTTCCGGAACTGCCTTTGTAA
- a CDS encoding response regulator, which yields MCYNYRDEQRLLIQTDMGIQGKVLLIEDEKMLSTMYATKFAKEGYDLVQAFDGEEGLAKAKSEPPAVILLDVIMPKLDGFAVLKALKADASLKNIPVVLLTNLGQDDDIKKGKELGAVDYFIKANHTPAEVVDKVKSLFEK from the coding sequence ATGTGCTATAATTACCGTGATGAACAACGATTATTAATACAAACTGACATGGGTATCCAAGGTAAAGTGCTGTTAATCGAAGATGAAAAAATGCTCTCGACCATGTATGCCACCAAGTTTGCTAAAGAAGGCTATGACTTGGTCCAGGCTTTTGATGGTGAGGAGGGTCTCGCCAAGGCTAAAAGCGAGCCGCCCGCGGTGATATTGCTTGACGTCATTATGCCAAAACTGGACGGATTTGCAGTTCTTAAGGCATTAAAAGCCGACGCGTCTCTCAAGAATATACCGGTGGTTTTATTGACCAATCTGGGGCAGGATGATGATATCAAAAAGGGCAAAGAGCTGGGCGCCGTTGATTACTTTATCAAGGCGAACCACACCCCCGCCGAAGTAGTAGACAAAGTAAAGTCATTATTCGAAAAGTAG
- a CDS encoding nucleoside monophosphate kinase yields MKGFDFPITKTRQDGNNAKFNLEDPVERRKYFELKAGPEIEKIKEYLHTGTFVAFLLGKKNSGKGTYSKLFMEAVGNEHVAHLSIGDIVRNAETILRDPQQKGAFVDLLKRKYRGFQTVDEVVDTVLGRTQQKLLPTEAILAFVEIEIDRLGHKAIFIDGFPRNMDQVSLSLFFRALMGYRDDPDFFIFIDVPETVIDERMKYRVVCPKCKTPRNIRLLRTQHVGYDQSTKEFYLMCDNPECQQARMVAKEGDSAGIESVRDRINLDDQVMRALLTLQGVPKVYLRNSIPVDQAAETVDDYEITPAYIYQHDAGTNSVNITEEPWTVADDDGQASYSLLPAPIGVSLIRQIARALGL; encoded by the coding sequence ATGAAGGGGTTTGATTTTCCGATTACCAAGACTAGACAAGATGGAAACAACGCAAAATTTAATCTCGAAGATCCAGTCGAGCGGCGCAAGTATTTCGAACTGAAGGCAGGCCCAGAGATAGAAAAAATTAAAGAATATTTACACACCGGCACATTTGTGGCCTTTTTGTTAGGTAAAAAAAATTCAGGCAAGGGAACGTATTCCAAACTTTTTATGGAAGCGGTGGGGAACGAACATGTAGCGCATTTATCGATCGGTGACATCGTACGCAATGCCGAGACCATTCTGCGCGACCCGCAGCAGAAGGGCGCTTTCGTTGATTTACTGAAACGTAAATATCGCGGCTTCCAAACTGTTGATGAGGTGGTCGATACAGTCTTGGGCCGCACTCAGCAAAAACTATTGCCCACCGAAGCCATTCTGGCTTTTGTAGAAATTGAGATCGACCGGCTGGGTCATAAGGCCATATTCATCGATGGGTTTCCGCGTAATATGGATCAGGTATCGTTATCATTGTTCTTCCGAGCCTTGATGGGCTATCGTGACGATCCTGACTTTTTCATATTTATCGACGTGCCCGAGACTGTAATCGATGAACGGATGAAGTACCGGGTCGTCTGCCCAAAATGTAAAACACCGCGCAATATTCGACTGCTCCGCACCCAACATGTAGGCTACGACCAGTCGACTAAAGAATTTTATCTCATGTGTGACAATCCGGAGTGCCAGCAGGCACGGATGGTAGCCAAGGAGGGGGATAGCGCCGGCATCGAATCGGTGCGTGATCGCATCAATCTCGACGACCAGGTCATGCGCGCCCTGTTAACACTTCAAGGCGTACCAAAGGTATATTTACGCAACTCCATTCCGGTTGACCAGGCGGCTGAAACAGTCGATGATTATGAAATTACCCCGGCCTATATTTACCAGCATGATGCCGGCACCAACTCCGTAAACATTACCGAAGAGCCATGGACGGTAGCCGACGATGATGGTCAAGCCTCCTATAGCTTGTTACCGGCTCCGATTGGAGTGTCTCTAATTCGACAGATTGCTCGGGCGCTTGGTTTGTAG